The Pseudomonas asiatica genome has a segment encoding these proteins:
- a CDS encoding divergent polysaccharide deacetylase family protein: protein MRYLLCLLFCLMAGVAQAAPAGKAYMSIIIDDLGQSSERDSRTLALPGPVTLAIMPDTPHATTFARQAHKAGKTVILHMPMDPATGPYAWHPGTPLPELAHRLDTALAQVPYAVGINNHMGSRMTAQPEAMAMLMADLQRRHLFFVDSRTSAATVAAFQAQAQGLAQVSRDVFLDNVRTVEAIGSELQLGVELARKQGSAVLIGHPYPQTLEVLERELPRLKRQGVELIGLEQMIAERGNQTMPAHAKHHPTAPVGRLNGKE, encoded by the coding sequence ATGCGTTATCTGCTGTGTCTGCTGTTCTGCCTGATGGCAGGGGTCGCGCAAGCGGCGCCGGCCGGCAAGGCCTACATGAGCATCATCATCGACGACCTCGGCCAGAGCAGCGAGCGCGACAGCCGCACCTTGGCCCTGCCCGGCCCGGTAACCCTGGCGATCATGCCGGACACTCCGCATGCCACCACGTTTGCCCGGCAGGCGCACAAGGCCGGCAAGACAGTTATCCTGCACATGCCCATGGACCCGGCCACCGGCCCTTACGCCTGGCACCCGGGCACGCCCCTGCCGGAGCTTGCCCACCGCCTGGACACCGCCCTGGCGCAGGTGCCTTACGCAGTCGGTATCAACAACCACATGGGCAGCCGCATGACCGCCCAACCCGAAGCGATGGCCATGCTGATGGCCGACCTGCAACGCCGACACCTGTTTTTTGTCGACAGCCGCACCAGCGCTGCCACGGTGGCTGCATTCCAGGCTCAGGCCCAGGGCCTGGCACAGGTATCCCGCGATGTCTTTCTGGACAACGTACGTACGGTCGAGGCCATCGGCAGCGAATTGCAGCTCGGGGTCGAACTGGCTCGCAAACAAGGCTCAGCCGTGCTGATCGGCCACCCTTATCCGCAAACCCTCGAAGTGCTCGAACGCGAACTGCCCCGACTGAAGCGCCAGGGCGTAGAGCTGATCGGCCTGGAACAGATGATTGCCGAGCGGGGCAATCAGACGATGCCCGCGCATGCCAAGCACCATCCCACCGCCCCCGTTGGCCGACTCAATGGAAAGGAATGA
- a CDS encoding dermonecrotic toxin domain-containing protein — protein MKRPVIPTFDFQYAAASQFSGRPTLRQVTSEQLWTVLQEKLSWLAFVKPALSNADPLMLDSPDPSTPYWTTQPLVDRVLQALLEAQPLDIEPVGERHHNLALTSSYRFPGSDSAFDTRQLSGLSDALDELVQRLPRLFCEAQLKYWSDKGSAGVSRDQWLQLLLKTTLLRGLPLQGLDVQEQACIRGLIRGGAAQPSVYFVKASLTCGSIQYDQMLSHLLVTADYDERQVVLWCAPSGITRSFASLIDFGNALRNELARHYSFQSLSWTRQPVEGNVFAQQVSLLLESMFLAFDQMRFSGLADLASLEQRFAELSDPAAWFVRYEDDTPATVAPPGLRASAPQDSFACRAALLQLSLDQLDAGGVSVLDGIQSLTAYTAQQLTEQIKSEHGDEISPDQVLLDLYIARGVPGGAATGAGGGEPLAFVGTKSLTEFAIGNLASLKGAYIKQVRHQKSIKLPKWLNADAAKRLVTQVDIGGRYPAYVAGQLDDQAMRAERVELLGREWRSAFLSSAISARLDAKVSEVGLQCVVDFCAGHQDPLVPRMSLIPLAFRRSRHSCKKDTVRGMYLLFCAEPAKVLVYRPLYRQDTVREYASLEALLAHIRESALFQESILDWIDPTARDVYAEGGFSEPHIVSIGIDPYTLPAKPEPAMLDLKLWRNKVDEKIYQANRDLLVELAGLESVSDAESRWQLLCEGAWLLFDVVTQAIRGPVASVAWLVQFLASLQNDLTALEQGGEFDRSAAVADFLLNLGMTLLHAHQPKQETVPTRRLPDVSLFEGPDRQNGAFAELAIEAREEPEGTLGELGSQVLDFSWRGQHGFNWLPAQQRQRLQAMRSSVSVNGLKPLTAGDGEGLYQIDKNYYAAMAGDLYSVELLAEGVRVVDATGGYGPWLAFVDGAWRVDTKLRLAGGAPSPRTSVSVRFKKLYDRVVQLDAEIPKLKSTVQAASQQMMALHQSLVKMDALKAKAQEDVNSAPAGTDTTALRSLTAQYEQRAMDARESIAQQREQIVSLLEEAIGKEDEQLKLLITMAEPKYAGQRQKDGLDKPVAKHEENARTELIRDCVFVYNELWSLTDYPQLAALQRAIDGKPLAEVGEQYAAFRIKLEHVAEYQDRMLAIRVHLDNLLAESPVELVIPSNPPGDHRTVGHLIDERPFSTVQMRFHQVQNLADLALHLNAPGGLQTVARYRDELVSMALRNAAETHGELDFANLSADDRIVILQEAWDEYSAALLNSARILREGGELIEPVMLERYRNHVKQLKEDAGQRLVAAISEQEGGTVAQKRRPYKVSTEEQRVVRNLAGQLMIGVERTIDESQIVEVRETFSEEVLATFDLVDGEWRQRESKRPSLADEAAPTDLPMWVQALLDESDAVREQAKDYVKHDIKGALLKQLFDQHLEKLNQALSVVRDAGGNDKLIRTLEVDLDKLEADKTFQMTRLYTDTKYPSAEGLQYLHGKHLIQVEYVERRTMQDGSAFDEYRIVRLPSKRNLWAAHFHFSSPDAFAEDFTVGHLKTWSQRRLSSKAAADSKQRLHRGALTLAQARGIIPFH, from the coding sequence ATGAAACGTCCCGTTATTCCCACATTCGATTTTCAGTACGCTGCAGCCAGTCAGTTCAGTGGTCGGCCAACATTGCGGCAGGTGACCAGCGAGCAGCTGTGGACCGTGCTGCAGGAGAAGCTGTCCTGGCTTGCCTTTGTGAAGCCGGCGCTGTCCAACGCCGACCCTCTCATGCTGGATAGTCCCGACCCCAGCACGCCTTACTGGACCACGCAACCGCTGGTCGACCGTGTGCTCCAGGCATTGCTCGAAGCACAGCCGCTGGACATCGAGCCTGTCGGTGAGCGGCATCACAATCTTGCATTGACCTCCTCATACCGTTTTCCTGGCTCGGACAGCGCGTTCGACACCCGTCAACTGAGCGGCCTGTCCGATGCACTCGACGAACTGGTGCAACGGTTGCCACGGCTGTTCTGCGAGGCACAGCTCAAGTACTGGAGTGACAAGGGCAGTGCGGGAGTGAGCCGTGACCAGTGGCTGCAATTACTGCTCAAGACTACGCTTTTGCGCGGCCTGCCACTGCAAGGGCTGGATGTTCAGGAGCAGGCCTGCATCCGCGGGTTGATCCGCGGTGGCGCTGCCCAGCCCTCGGTCTATTTCGTCAAAGCCAGCCTGACTTGTGGGTCGATTCAATACGACCAGATGCTCAGTCACCTGCTGGTCACTGCCGATTACGATGAGCGGCAAGTGGTGCTCTGGTGCGCCCCGTCCGGTATCACGCGCAGCTTCGCCTCGTTGATCGATTTCGGTAACGCGCTGCGCAACGAACTGGCGCGGCACTACAGCTTCCAAAGCCTGTCGTGGACGCGTCAGCCGGTCGAGGGCAACGTCTTTGCCCAACAGGTTTCGCTGTTGCTTGAGTCCATGTTCCTGGCTTTCGACCAGATGCGCTTCAGTGGCTTGGCGGATTTGGCTTCGCTGGAGCAACGTTTTGCCGAGCTGAGCGACCCGGCGGCCTGGTTCGTGCGCTACGAAGACGACACGCCAGCCACCGTAGCCCCGCCGGGGCTCAGGGCCAGCGCCCCGCAGGACAGCTTTGCCTGTCGCGCCGCGTTGTTGCAACTCTCCCTCGACCAACTGGATGCCGGAGGTGTTTCGGTGCTGGACGGCATCCAGTCATTGACGGCGTATACCGCGCAGCAACTGACCGAGCAGATAAAAAGCGAGCACGGGGACGAAATTTCTCCAGATCAGGTGCTTCTTGACCTGTACATCGCCCGGGGTGTGCCTGGTGGCGCTGCGACTGGAGCCGGCGGTGGCGAGCCACTGGCGTTCGTGGGCACCAAGTCGCTTACCGAATTCGCCATTGGTAACCTTGCTTCGCTCAAGGGCGCGTACATCAAGCAGGTCCGCCATCAGAAGAGCATCAAGCTTCCGAAGTGGCTGAATGCCGATGCAGCGAAGCGATTGGTCACCCAGGTAGACATTGGTGGCCGCTACCCGGCCTATGTTGCCGGACAGTTGGATGATCAGGCCATGCGTGCCGAGCGCGTCGAGCTTTTGGGCAGGGAGTGGCGAAGCGCGTTTCTTTCCAGCGCCATTTCGGCCAGGCTCGACGCTAAAGTCTCCGAGGTGGGTTTACAGTGCGTGGTCGATTTTTGCGCAGGTCATCAGGACCCCTTGGTTCCGCGCATGTCACTGATCCCTTTGGCTTTCAGGCGCAGCCGCCATTCGTGCAAGAAAGACACTGTGCGCGGCATGTACTTGCTGTTCTGCGCCGAGCCGGCAAAGGTTCTGGTGTACCGCCCGCTATATCGACAGGACACGGTTCGCGAGTACGCAAGCCTTGAGGCCTTGCTTGCACATATTCGTGAGTCGGCTCTCTTCCAAGAGAGCATTCTTGACTGGATCGACCCGACCGCGCGCGACGTATATGCAGAGGGTGGTTTCAGCGAGCCGCACATTGTGAGTATTGGTATCGACCCTTATACGCTCCCGGCCAAGCCGGAGCCGGCGATGCTCGACCTGAAGCTGTGGCGCAACAAGGTTGACGAGAAAATCTACCAGGCCAATCGAGATCTGCTGGTCGAGCTGGCAGGGCTGGAATCGGTATCTGACGCCGAGAGCCGCTGGCAGCTCCTGTGCGAAGGCGCCTGGCTGTTGTTCGATGTGGTGACTCAGGCGATACGCGGTCCGGTCGCGTCTGTGGCCTGGTTGGTACAGTTTCTGGCTTCGCTGCAAAACGACTTGACCGCGTTGGAGCAGGGTGGTGAGTTCGATCGGTCTGCTGCAGTGGCCGACTTTTTGCTCAACCTCGGGATGACGCTGCTGCATGCCCATCAACCGAAGCAGGAGACAGTGCCCACAAGGCGGCTGCCTGATGTTTCACTGTTCGAAGGACCTGACCGGCAAAACGGCGCGTTTGCCGAACTAGCTATCGAGGCGCGTGAAGAACCGGAAGGCACGCTGGGCGAACTGGGCAGCCAGGTGCTGGACTTTTCCTGGCGCGGCCAGCATGGGTTCAACTGGCTGCCCGCGCAACAGCGGCAAAGGTTGCAAGCCATGCGCTCCAGCGTCTCTGTCAATGGGTTGAAGCCTTTGACAGCGGGCGATGGTGAAGGCCTGTACCAGATCGATAAGAACTACTACGCGGCCATGGCTGGTGACCTCTATAGCGTGGAGTTGCTGGCTGAGGGAGTTCGGGTAGTCGATGCGACTGGCGGTTACGGGCCCTGGTTGGCATTTGTCGACGGGGCTTGGCGGGTGGATACGAAATTGCGCCTTGCAGGAGGGGCTCCCAGCCCCAGAACTTCGGTATCGGTCCGATTCAAGAAACTTTACGACCGCGTCGTCCAGTTGGATGCGGAAATCCCGAAGTTGAAGTCGACGGTTCAGGCAGCGAGTCAGCAGATGATGGCTTTGCACCAGAGCCTCGTCAAAATGGACGCGTTGAAGGCAAAGGCGCAGGAGGATGTGAATTCGGCCCCGGCAGGTACCGATACGACAGCTCTCCGGTCACTGACCGCGCAGTATGAACAACGAGCGATGGATGCGCGGGAAAGTATCGCCCAGCAGCGTGAGCAAATCGTTTCGCTGCTTGAAGAGGCCATTGGCAAGGAAGACGAACAGCTAAAGCTGTTGATCACGATGGCGGAACCCAAATATGCCGGGCAACGCCAAAAAGATGGGTTGGATAAGCCTGTTGCCAAGCATGAAGAGAATGCTCGCACAGAGCTGATTCGCGATTGTGTCTTCGTTTACAACGAGCTCTGGAGCCTTACGGACTATCCGCAACTTGCCGCGCTGCAACGGGCTATTGATGGTAAGCCATTGGCTGAAGTCGGCGAACAATATGCTGCGTTTCGTATCAAGCTGGAGCATGTGGCTGAGTATCAGGACCGCATGCTTGCCATACGAGTGCACCTGGACAATTTGCTGGCCGAGTCGCCGGTTGAGCTTGTCATACCTTCCAACCCCCCTGGTGACCATCGCACAGTGGGGCATCTGATCGACGAAAGACCGTTTTCGACCGTGCAGATGCGCTTCCATCAGGTGCAGAACCTGGCAGACCTGGCCTTGCACCTCAATGCTCCCGGCGGCCTCCAGACAGTCGCCCGCTACCGGGACGAACTGGTCAGCATGGCCTTGCGCAATGCCGCAGAGACTCATGGGGAGCTTGACTTCGCCAATCTGTCGGCAGACGACCGCATCGTGATCCTGCAAGAGGCATGGGATGAGTACTCTGCCGCATTACTCAACAGTGCCCGCATTCTCCGTGAAGGTGGCGAACTGATCGAACCCGTGATGCTCGAGCGGTATCGCAACCATGTAAAGCAACTGAAGGAAGATGCAGGACAGCGGCTGGTTGCCGCGATCTCGGAGCAGGAGGGTGGAACGGTCGCGCAAAAGCGCAGACCCTACAAGGTGTCTACCGAAGAGCAGCGAGTGGTGCGCAACCTTGCTGGGCAGTTGATGATCGGGGTGGAAAGGACGATAGACGAAAGCCAGATCGTTGAAGTGCGGGAGACGTTCAGTGAAGAAGTACTGGCAACCTTCGACCTGGTGGATGGGGAATGGCGACAGCGTGAAAGCAAGCGCCCTTCATTGGCGGACGAAGCTGCTCCAACTGACCTGCCCATGTGGGTACAGGCGCTTCTGGACGAGAGCGATGCAGTCAGGGAGCAGGCCAAGGACTATGTCAAGCACGACATCAAAGGGGCGTTGCTCAAGCAGTTGTTCGATCAGCATCTGGAAAAGCTGAATCAGGCACTCAGTGTGGTGCGTGATGCCGGAGGAAACGACAAGCTGATCAGGACGCTGGAAGTGGATCTGGACAAGTTGGAGGCGGATAAAACATTTCAGATGACCAGGCTCTATACCGACACCAAGTATCCGTCGGCCGAAGGTTTGCAGTATCTCCACGGAAAGCACCTGATACAGGTCGAATATGTGGAACGGCGCACCATGCAGGATGGCAGCGCTTTTGACGAATACCGGATCGTTCGTCTACCGAGCAAGCGGAACCTCTGGGCTGCGCACTTTCATTTCAGCTCGCCAGATGCGTTTGCAGAGGATTTCACGGTGGGTCACCTCAAGACCTGGAGCCAGCGTCGTTTGAGTAGCAAGGCCGCTGCAGACTCGAAACAGCGATTGCACAGGGGAGCCCTTACTCTGGCACAGGCCCGAGGAATCATTCCTTTCCATTGA
- a CDS encoding BCCT family transporter, which yields MFFTSALMILVLTALLIAVPETAGQVLGVAQKWLTRTFGWYYMLVIGGYLLFVIYLAFSDYGKLKLGGKDDQPDFSYGAWAGMLFSSGIGISLLYFGASEPLDHYFNPPEGTSASLDAARQGLQLTFLHWGLHGWAIYALVGLAVGYFAYRHNQPLALRSALYPLVGERWVKGAAGNAVDIFGMFVTLLGLVTNLGIGSMQVASGLEYLFGMDHSKTNLLVVILVMAGVATVAAVSGVENGIRRLSNLNIVLFSGLLIFVLLGGETLHLLNGFVQNIGDYLNGIVLKTFDLYVYEGEAGKSERWLGLWTVFYWAWWISWGPFVGMFIARISKGRTVRQLVSGVLLIPLGFTLAWLSIFGNTALDLVINQGAVELGKTALEQPSMSIYQLLEYFPAAKIVIGVAVFVGFVLFLTPADSGAVMMANLSCKGGKVDEDAPHWMVVFWSVVITLVTIGLLFAGNFEAMQTMVVLAGLPFSVVLVLFMFGLYKAMKQDVAVEQERAELAARGRRGFSERLTQLELQPTQAVVQRFMDKQVSPALKEAAAQLQTLGFEVETRVGQSRNMMGLRVMMEEGNPFVYEVSLDGYLAAPSEAPVEGEPEVRQRFYRAEVYLHDGSQEYDLMGFAPEQIVRDVLDQFESHRQLLGRVYS from the coding sequence GTGTTCTTCACCTCCGCGCTGATGATTCTCGTTTTGACTGCCTTGCTTATCGCTGTACCCGAAACCGCCGGCCAAGTGCTGGGCGTGGCCCAGAAATGGCTGACGCGCACCTTCGGCTGGTATTACATGCTGGTGATCGGCGGTTACCTGCTGTTCGTCATCTACCTGGCCTTCTCCGACTACGGCAAGCTCAAGCTTGGCGGCAAGGATGACCAGCCCGACTTCAGCTATGGCGCCTGGGCCGGCATGCTGTTCTCCTCCGGTATCGGCATTTCGCTGTTGTACTTCGGCGCCTCCGAGCCGCTGGACCACTACTTCAACCCACCGGAAGGCACTTCTGCCAGCCTCGACGCAGCGCGTCAGGGCCTGCAGCTGACCTTCCTGCACTGGGGTTTGCACGGCTGGGCGATCTACGCCCTGGTCGGCTTGGCCGTGGGTTACTTCGCCTACCGCCACAATCAGCCACTGGCCCTGCGCTCGGCGCTGTACCCGCTGGTCGGTGAGCGTTGGGTCAAGGGTGCTGCGGGCAATGCCGTGGACATCTTCGGCATGTTCGTAACCCTGCTGGGCCTGGTGACCAACCTGGGCATCGGCTCGATGCAGGTGGCCTCCGGGCTGGAATACCTGTTCGGCATGGATCACAGCAAGACCAACCTGCTGGTGGTGATCCTGGTCATGGCCGGCGTCGCCACCGTGGCGGCGGTCTCGGGTGTGGAAAACGGCATTCGCCGCCTGTCCAACCTCAACATCGTGCTGTTCAGCGGCTTGCTGATCTTCGTCCTGCTGGGCGGCGAAACCCTGCACTTGCTTAACGGCTTCGTGCAGAACATCGGTGACTACCTCAACGGCATCGTGCTGAAAACCTTCGACCTCTACGTATATGAAGGCGAAGCTGGCAAGTCCGAACGCTGGCTGGGCCTGTGGACCGTGTTCTACTGGGCCTGGTGGATTTCCTGGGGCCCGTTCGTCGGCATGTTCATTGCCCGTATCTCCAAGGGTCGCACCGTGCGCCAGCTGGTCAGCGGCGTGTTGCTGATCCCGCTGGGCTTCACCCTGGCCTGGCTGTCGATCTTCGGCAACACCGCGCTGGACCTGGTGATCAACCAAGGCGCCGTGGAACTGGGCAAGACCGCCCTTGAACAGCCGTCGATGTCGATCTACCAGCTGCTGGAATACTTCCCGGCGGCCAAGATCGTGATCGGTGTAGCGGTGTTCGTCGGCTTCGTGCTGTTCCTCACCCCGGCCGACTCCGGCGCGGTGATGATGGCCAACCTGTCGTGCAAAGGTGGCAAGGTCGACGAAGACGCCCCGCACTGGATGGTGGTGTTCTGGTCGGTGGTCATCACCCTGGTCACCATCGGCCTACTGTTCGCCGGTAACTTCGAAGCCATGCAGACCATGGTGGTGCTGGCGGGTCTGCCGTTCTCGGTGGTGCTGGTGCTGTTCATGTTCGGCCTGTACAAGGCCATGAAGCAGGACGTGGCGGTGGAGCAGGAGCGTGCCGAGCTGGCCGCACGTGGCCGTCGTGGCTTCAGCGAGCGCCTGACCCAGCTGGAGCTGCAGCCGACCCAGGCCGTTGTACAGCGCTTCATGGACAAGCAGGTCAGCCCGGCGCTGAAAGAAGCTGCCGCGCAGTTGCAGACCCTGGGCTTCGAGGTGGAAACCCGGGTTGGCCAGTCGCGCAACATGATGGGCCTGCGGGTGATGATGGAAGAGGGCAACCCGTTCGTCTATGAAGTGAGCCTGGATGGCTACCTGGCCGCGCCGAGCGAAGCGCCGGTGGAAGGTGAGCCGGAGGTGCGCCAGCGCTTCTACCGCGCCGAGGTATACCTGCACGATGGCAGCCAGGAGTACGACCTGATGGGCTTTGCGCCGGAGCAGATCGTGCGTGATGTGCTGGACCAGTTCGAAAGCCACCGCCAGTTGCTGGGGCGTGTGTACAGCTGA
- the betI gene encoding transcriptional regulator BetI: MPKVGMQPIRRQQLIEATLQAVDQVGLGDASIALIARLAGVSNGIISHYFRDKNGLIAATMGYIMNMLNEGVRARRQALTDDSPRAHLKVIIEGNFDASQVNGPAMKTWLAFWASSMHQPDLHRLQRINDHRLYSNLCCQFRRALPLYHARKAARGLAALIDGLWLRGALSGDAFDTDQAIRIAYEYMDLQLAKQHTLGTNDQAAEQPRTALANPAGA, from the coding sequence ATGCCCAAGGTCGGTATGCAACCCATCCGCCGCCAGCAGTTGATCGAAGCCACGTTGCAGGCGGTCGATCAGGTCGGACTGGGTGACGCCAGCATTGCGCTGATTGCCCGTTTGGCCGGTGTGTCGAACGGCATCATCAGTCACTACTTTCGGGACAAGAACGGCCTGATAGCAGCGACGATGGGTTACATCATGAACATGCTCAACGAAGGTGTCAGAGCACGTCGCCAGGCCCTGACGGACGACAGCCCGCGCGCCCACCTGAAAGTGATCATCGAGGGCAACTTCGATGCCAGCCAGGTAAACGGCCCGGCGATGAAAACCTGGTTGGCCTTCTGGGCTTCCAGCATGCACCAGCCCGATTTGCACAGGTTGCAGCGGATCAACGACCACCGCTTGTATTCCAACCTGTGCTGCCAGTTCCGCCGCGCGCTGCCGCTCTACCATGCGCGCAAGGCAGCCCGCGGCCTGGCAGCTTTGATCGACGGCTTGTGGCTGCGTGGCGCCCTGTCGGGTGATGCATTCGACACCGACCAGGCGATACGGATTGCTTACGAATACATGGATCTACAACTGGCTAAACAGCACACCCTGGGTACAAACGACCAGGCCGCTGAACAACCGCGCACGGCCCTTGCCAACCCAGCAGGAGCGTGA